TGCCAACTCAGATCATGCTCCTTACAAGCTCGACTAGCTCTTTGTTTTGTCCTAACACTCCACCTTCTCCGTATGTTTTTCTTGTGCTTCGCTTGAAGCCCTTCTTTGGTGGAGCAAGTGCAAACCAAGGTTTGATTGGTTTGATTTTATTCATAGATGTTTTGCCTTCAGAAACAGATGATGCTAGATCATCAATTGATTTGAAACCTAGTGGTGTGATGTCTTCATTTGTAATTTTTTTGTATCCGGACTTTCTTCCCTTTTTGCTGAACAATTCCTTTGCAATGTCCGTACTAACTTCTTGCCAGGAAACATAGTGCTTTACTCTGTTTAGCATTCCAAGAGTATTGTCTTTGGCTGGAATGATTGTCGCTCTAAACTTTTTGTCTAGTTTTAGTAATGTCATGGTGTTTTTTGCCCAGTGCGGGACGTTGATTTGTCCAGTCATTCTGACAACGAGGTATGCCTTTGCCATTTTGCTCAACCTTGACTAAATGTCTGCCTTAGACATTCTAGGATTGCCTTTGACGTAGAGTTCATTGTTGCAGTAGAGCCCTTTGCGGTGGTCCATGCGTCCTTTAGTCCTGCTAGCTTGAGAAGGTTTCTGATGTTACCTCCTGCTACAAGACCAAGACCTCTTGGTGCCGGCACGATTTCGACTACGACGCTTCCTCCTTTGCCTCGTACCTTAAACGGTACAGAGTGGGATTGGTCGCATCTGCATTCCCAGCTTCCACAACCTAGTTTGATTGGGCTGATGTTAAGATAAGCATTAGTTGTTGCCTTTTCGATTGCAACTCTCATTTGTTTTGATTTTCCCTGTCCAATTCCTAGCCAGCCGTTTTCGTTTCCTGCTGCAACTAGCGCCTTG
The genomic region above belongs to Nitrososphaerota archaeon and contains:
- a CDS encoding 30S ribosomal protein S5 gives rise to the protein MSQTTQNQRQNRPYGDRPRGDRPPRQGRGPRKEEEKPWVPRTELGKKVAAGLITDMNEIYSQGLRIQEAGIIKKLLPDLKSEVIDVGMVQKMTPNGQQTKFKALVAAGNENGWLGIGQGKSKQMRVAIEKATTNAYLNISPIKLGCGSWECRCDQSHSVPFKVRGKGGSVVVEIVPAPRGLGLVAGGNIRNLLKLAGLKDAWTTAKGSTATMNSTSKAILECLRQTFSQG
- a CDS encoding 50S ribosomal protein L30, producing MAKAYLVVRMTGQINVPHWAKNTMTLLKLDKKFRATIIPAKDNTLGMLNRVKHYVSWQEVSTDIAKELFSKKGRKSGYKKITNEDITPLGFKSIDDLASSVSEGKTSMNKIKPIKPWFALAPPKKGFKRSTRKTYGEGGVLGQNKELVELVRSMI